The following proteins are co-located in the Microbulbifer sp. VAAF005 genome:
- a CDS encoding MucB/RseB C-terminal domain-containing protein has translation MTKVETRGRRILCGILKANGLLLASSLLAPMSFAQVGTGVEPSAPTTINLDMSTAPAAAPAVVEVAMTDGGSAEVESPAAALSDPATVAPEGAAGTVPAQEAVTSGVVNLNPANLNPAAQSGLVSPGVASNNEVEHWLAKLAKAVTELEYSGLVTFEHAGLLETLQVVHAVREGEQVERVRYLSGEPRELISHGSAGNCDVSASPRNRATAWNSAGQQQAQRAYQFILRGEERIADRDAVVIEARPRDRYRLGLVVSLDKQTGLPLKTMLVSTQGRVLERYQFVQLDLAPVEDAALQAVSNNARRIDNRNECTASQSRWQVGWLPDGFRVVSVKPLSDGDMMVFSDGLGVFSVFVQRLGPELEGFKGRAIRGATTAYMDRLEIEGVAYTVTVVGEIPETTARRVASSITAKS, from the coding sequence GTGACGAAAGTCGAAACCAGGGGGCGCCGAATCCTCTGTGGGATTCTCAAGGCCAACGGTCTACTGTTGGCCTCCTCGCTGTTGGCTCCCATGTCATTTGCCCAGGTCGGCACAGGGGTTGAACCCAGTGCCCCCACCACCATAAATCTCGATATGAGTACTGCTCCTGCAGCGGCCCCAGCTGTAGTGGAAGTTGCTATGACAGACGGGGGCTCGGCTGAGGTGGAAAGTCCTGCCGCAGCACTGTCCGATCCTGCAACTGTAGCCCCGGAAGGTGCTGCTGGTACCGTGCCGGCGCAAGAGGCGGTGACATCTGGTGTAGTTAATCTTAATCCGGCGAATCTCAACCCTGCAGCGCAGAGCGGCCTGGTAAGCCCGGGTGTGGCGAGTAACAACGAGGTTGAGCATTGGCTAGCCAAGTTGGCAAAGGCAGTAACTGAGCTTGAATACAGTGGTCTGGTGACCTTTGAGCATGCGGGCCTCCTGGAGACCTTGCAGGTTGTTCACGCGGTTCGAGAAGGTGAGCAGGTAGAGCGCGTGCGCTACCTCAGTGGTGAGCCTAGAGAGTTGATCAGCCACGGCAGTGCCGGAAATTGCGATGTCAGTGCTTCGCCAAGAAATCGTGCTACAGCATGGAACTCGGCGGGCCAACAACAGGCTCAGCGCGCCTACCAATTTATCTTGCGGGGTGAGGAGCGAATCGCGGATCGCGATGCTGTTGTGATTGAGGCGCGACCGAGGGATCGCTATCGCCTGGGGCTGGTAGTGAGTCTCGATAAACAGACTGGACTGCCGTTGAAGACCATGCTGGTTAGCACTCAGGGCCGCGTATTGGAACGTTACCAGTTTGTACAACTGGATCTCGCCCCTGTAGAGGATGCCGCACTTCAGGCGGTCTCGAATAATGCCCGGCGCATCGATAATCGGAATGAGTGTACGGCTTCACAGAGCCGTTGGCAGGTGGGCTGGTTGCCCGACGGTTTCCGGGTAGTGTCCGTCAAGCCGTTATCTGATGGCGATATGATGGTGTTTAGCGATGGGCTGGGAGTGTTCTCTGTATTTGTTCAGCGCCTCGGTCCAGAACTTGAGGGCTTTAAAGGTCGCGCAATCCGCGGAGCCACAACAGCCTATATGGACCGATTGGAAATTGAAGGTGTTGCTTACACTGTGACAGTGGTGGGTGAAATTCCCGAAACTACAGCTCGCCGTGTCGCCAGCTCAATTACCGCAAAGAGCTAA
- a CDS encoding SoxR reducing system RseC family protein: MLQERGRVVAIESDAIWVETTQSSACNGCSTKSSCGTGLLGDLFSSSTRVKVALNGFSADKIHLDDVAVIGITENALTSSALLVYLVPLMSLVLVALIGDSLFAEPGAVIGALIGLVFGALGVRWYSRSQSQNPTYTPVLLQIEPSQKK; encoded by the coding sequence GTGCTGCAAGAGCGTGGCCGGGTAGTGGCCATAGAGTCCGATGCTATCTGGGTGGAGACCACCCAGAGTAGCGCCTGTAATGGCTGTTCTACCAAAAGCAGCTGTGGGACTGGGTTGCTGGGCGATCTGTTTTCTTCTTCGACCCGCGTTAAAGTAGCTCTCAACGGTTTTTCTGCTGATAAAATCCACCTCGATGATGTGGCGGTAATTGGTATTACCGAGAATGCCCTGACCAGTAGCGCTTTGCTGGTTTACCTCGTCCCCTTGATGTCCCTGGTGCTAGTTGCACTGATTGGGGATTCGCTCTTCGCTGAGCCCGGTGCTGTAATTGGGGCCTTGATCGGTCTGGTCTTCGGTGCTTTGGGCGTTCGCTGGTACAGTAGGTCCCAGTCGCAAAACCCCACCTACACCCCGGTACTGCTGCAGATTGAGCCCTCCCAAAAGAAATAG